The genomic window GCTCACCCGTAGTAAGCCTCGATTTCCTTGGCGAACTCTTCTACCGCCTCTCCGACGGTACCCGTAAAGACCGCGATGCCTGCTTCTTTCACTCTCTCGGCTATTTCATCGACGTCCCAGCCAAGGGAGCGGACGAAGCCAGCATCGTAGCCAATGTAGAGCTTTGTGCCCTCGGGGATTACCTCCTTGAGGTCCTTGAGCCTCTTTGCAAGAGCCTCGGCGTCGAAGCGAATTTCGCCCTTCTCCTCGAAGACGAGGTCGCTTATGAAGGGGTTTATGCCGGCATCTACGTTGAGGAGCAGGACGAACTTCGGGGTCACGTCGGTGTGGTACTGACTCTGCTTGGCACCTCCTGTGAGGAAGCGGAGGGCCTTAATAGTCTCAGTGGCACGCTTCTTTCTGATTTCTGGGGGCATGAGCCACTCCTTTTCAGTCCTCTGGACGCCGAGTTCCTCAGCTATGCGCTCCATTTCATTGATTTCATTAACGACGTCCTCTGCGCCTTTCTTGGGGTTGCCCTTTTTGTCTCTTGGAACGTCGTCCCAGGTGAGGAGGTTCTTGAAGCCTGCCTTGCTGATAATTGTGAACCTTCCAACGGAGTCGAGGTCAAGGGAAAAAGCGCCTTTGAAAACCGTCGAGTAGAACTCCTGGCTGTAGGGGACTGGATCACCTTCGTGCCTTGAGGCGTAGCCCTCATCAACGGTTATGGAGCTTCTATCGGGGAGTACAGAAATCAGCGGGGTGTTCTTAAGAGGAGAGACCCTCGTAACGGTGACGTTCACGCCACCCTTCTTGAAGGCCCTCATGTAGCCAAAGACGTCGTCGTCAGGGTATTTGAGGGGATTTGCTGCCGTAAAGACCTGCTTCTGCTCGCGGTAGAGCGGGGAAAGCTCCCAGTTGAAGTGCTCCTTCAGGGTAAAGCGCCACCAGTAGCGCCAAGCCTGCGGTGAGACGTAGGGATACCGCTTTCCACCCCTCCTGAAGGTCTTGACACGGGTAACGTTCCTATCAGCTAAGCTCTCATCTATACCCAGCATGTTCAAGGCAGAGTGCGGTGCGTCAATTAACACAATACCGGTCGCAAACCTCATTCTTCCACCCCCATTCCGAAGATTCCAACTTCTTCATTCTCCTCAACCTCTTCCTCCTCTTCAGAGGCCTTCATCAGCCTGTCATGGAGCCTTTCATAGACCCTGAAGAGGAGCAGGTGCTTTACCGTCCTCCACGAGACGTTCAGGTCTTCCCCGTAGGAGGTGAGAACCGTCGCGAACTCGTCGAATGTCATGAGGGGCTTCTCTATCCCGAGCCTCTGGCGGAGCTTTTCGAGGTTCACGAAGAAGGCCTCGAACTGGTAGAGTTTTTCCGTCCTCTCTAGCTCTCTGACGCGCCTTGAAAGCTGGTTGTCTGGGAGCTTCTCCAGCGTTTCGACAATTCTATCGCCGACGTCCCTAATAAACTCCAAAGCCTCCTTATCCAAACCCAACACCTCCGAGCAGTAGAAAGATAAAAGTGACCACTTCGCGTTCGCACGGCGGTTTTTTATGTCGATGAAGTAGGGCAAGATGCTTTCCTCCGCCAAAAGCTTGGCGTAAACCTCGTTGGTGTAGCTCCGCTCGTACTTTTCAAACTCCTCCTCACTTGGCCGTTTGCGCCAACCCATCGCTACAATTCTCTTCCAGCCCTTGGGGTCCTCCCTGCTGGCGTGGGCAGTGAAACGAAGAACGGGCATTGGAACATGGATTA from Thermococcus sp. MAR1 includes these protein-coding regions:
- the cas7i gene encoding type I-B CRISPR-associated protein Cas7/Cst2/DevR; the encoded protein is MRFATGIVLIDAPHSALNMLGIDESLADRNVTRVKTFRRGGKRYPYVSPQAWRYWWRFTLKEHFNWELSPLYREQKQVFTAANPLKYPDDDVFGYMRAFKKGGVNVTVTRVSPLKNTPLISVLPDRSSITVDEGYASRHEGDPVPYSQEFYSTVFKGAFSLDLDSVGRFTIISKAGFKNLLTWDDVPRDKKGNPKKGAEDVVNEINEMERIAEELGVQRTEKEWLMPPEIRKKRATETIKALRFLTGGAKQSQYHTDVTPKFVLLLNVDAGINPFISDLVFEEKGEIRFDAEALAKRLKDLKEVIPEGTKLYIGYDAGFVRSLGWDVDEIAERVKEAGIAVFTGTVGEAVEEFAKEIEAYYG